The Euphorbia lathyris chromosome 8, ddEupLath1.1, whole genome shotgun sequence genome has a window encoding:
- the LOC136203775 gene encoding histidine-containing phosphotransfer protein 4-like: MDSKHLVHQIAYSRKSLFDQGYLDEQFIQLEDLQDDANPNFVEEIVSSFYSDSVRLLQNIENTLGNKPVDFGKLDNYMHQFKGSCSSIGAKKVSRECSQFREYCYAMNTQGCITSMKQLKQEHATLRRKLQTYFELIRQAGESETC; the protein is encoded by the exons ATGGATAGTAAGCATTTGGTTCATCAGATTGCCTATTCCAGGAAATCCCTCTTTGATCAG GGGTACCTTGATGAGCAATTCATCCAACTTGAGGATTTGCAGGATGATGCTAACCCTAATTTTGTGGAGGAAATTGTGTCTTCTTTTTATAGTGATTCAGTTAGATTACTCCAAAACATTGAAAACACTCT TGGCAACAAGCCTGTTGATTTTGGTAAGCTGGATAACTACATGCATCAGTTCAAAGGTAGCTGCTCAAG CATTGGAGCTAAAAAAGTGAGCAGGGAATGTAGTCAATTTAGGGAATACTGCTATGCCATGAACACCCAAGG ATGCATAACAAGTATGAAACAACTGAAACAAGAGCATGCTACTTTGAGGAGGAAGCTTCAAACTTATTTTGAG TTGATAAGACAAGCTGGGGAATCTGAGACTTGTTGA